From one Solanum stenotomum isolate F172 chromosome 12, ASM1918654v1, whole genome shotgun sequence genomic stretch:
- the LOC125847673 gene encoding pentatricopeptide repeat-containing protein At1g79540 isoform X2, with protein sequence MKLLHSPIFRSVYSKSFSTSREMAVSNEVLNIIERVDPLEPALDKLVRFLCPNIISFILEEKRKNPELGFRFFIWAAKRKRFQSWVPKNLIADMLAQDGGFDLYWNVLDKLKFSGIPIASNAFAALIWGYWKVNKAEKAVEAFGRMKDFDCKPNIYTYNMILHIAVQKDAILLALAVYNVMLKLNSQPNSSTFSILIDGLCKSGRTHDALALFDEMTERGVLPSKVTYTVILSGLCQAKRTDDAYRLLNVMKTRGCRPDFVTYNALLNGFCKLGRVDETHALLRSFENEGYLIDIKGYTCLIDGFVRTKRIDEAQSVFKKLFEKNVVPDVVLYTTMIRGLSGAGRVKEALSLLRDMTGRGVQPDTQCYNTLIKGFCDVGILDQARSLQLEISENDCFPDTYTYSIVICGMCRNGLVEEARHIFNEMEKLGCFPSVVTFNTLIDGLCKAGELEEAHLMFYKMEIGKNPSLFLRLSQGADRVLDSVSLQKMIEKLCETGIINGALKLFQELQVKGHFPDSITYGTLIDGLQRVDRVDESFKLFDQMSKNGCMPSAEVYKSLMTWSCRRGQISIAFSLWFQYLRNHAVRDGEVIGLIEKHLEKGDLEKVVRGLLEIDLKRVDFDSSPYNIWLIGMCQECKPNEALKIFSLLVEFHVMVSAPSCVMLIHSLCEEGNLDQAVEVFLYTLERGVRLMPRICNKLLQSLLRSQDKAQHAFGLLERMRSTGYNLDDYLHHGTRSLFRQ encoded by the exons ATGAAACTCCTACATTCTCCAATCTTTCGGTCAGTCTATTCGAAATCATTCTCTACGTCCCGGGAAATGGCGGTATCCAACGAGGTCCTAAACATCATCGAAAGAGTGGATCCACTGGAACCAGCACTTGACAAACTAGTTCGTTTCCTGTGTCCtaatattatatcttttattcTTGAAGAAAAACGAAAGAATCCTGAACTGGGTTTTCGATTTTTCATCTGGGCTGCAAAACGAAAGCGATTTCAGAGCTGGGTTCCGAAAAATTTAATCGCGGATATGCTTGCACAAGATGGTGGTTTCGATTTATACTGGAATGTTCTAGATAAACTTAAGTTTTCCGGCATACCCATAGCTTCTAACGCTTTTGCAGCTTTGATTTGGGGTTATTGGAAGGTAAATAAGGCAGAAAAGGCTGTTGAGGCTTTTGGTAGAATGAAAGATTTTGATTGTAAACCTAATATATATACCTACAATATGATTCTTCATATTGCGGTTCAAAAAGATGCTATTTTGTTAGCTTTAGCGGTCTATAATGTGATGTTGAAGTTGAATTCGCAGCCCAATAGTTCTACTTTTAGCATTTTGATTGATGGGTTGTGTAAGAGTGGCAGGACTCATGATGCTCTCGCACTATTTGATGAAATGACTGAAAGAGGTGTATTGCCTAGTAAGGTTACCTATACGGTTATTTTATCGGGGTTATGTCAGGCTAAGAGAACTGATGATGCATATAGGCTGCTTAATGTGATGAAGACCAGAGGATGTAGGCCAGATTTTGTTACTTACAATGCCTTGCTTAATGGATTTTGTAAACTAGGTAGGGTTGATGAAACACATGCACTTCTTAGGTCTTTCGAAAATGAAGGTTATCTAATAGATATAAAGGGATATACATGTCTGATTGATGGTTTTGTTAGAACCAAGAGAATTGATGAAGCACAATCTGTCTTTAAAAAATTGTTCGAAAAAAATGTGGTTCCCGATGTTGTATTGTACACAACTATGATTCGGGGTTTATCCGGTGCAGGTAGGGTGAAAGAGGCATTGAGTTTGTTAAGAGATATGACAGGGAGAGGTGTGCAACCAGACACACAGTGTTATAATACTCTGATCAAGGGCTTTTGTGATGTGGGTATCTTAGACCAAGCTCGTTCACTTCAGCTAGAAATATCAGAAAATGATTGCTTCCCAGACACCTATACTTACTCTATTGTTATTTGTGGAATGTGCAGAAATGGCCTCGTGGAGGAGGCTAGGCATATTTTCAATGAGATGGAAAAGCTAGGATGTTTTCCTTCTGTTGTAACTTTCAATACTCTCATTGATGGTCTTTGTAAGGCCGGTGAGCTTGAGGAGGCTCATCTAATGTTTTACAAAATGGAGATAGGTAAAAACCCTTCATTGTTTCTTCGTCTCTCTCAAGGTGCTGATCGAGTCCTTGACAGTGTAAGCCTGCAAAAAATGATTGAGAAATTGTGTGAAACAG GAATAATTAATGGTGCTTTAAAGCTTTTTCAAGAGCTTCAAGTCAAGGGGCATTTCCCCGATTCAATTACATATGGGACACTTATTGATGGTCTCCAAAGGGTTGACAGGGTAGATGAATCTTTTAAACTCTTTGACCAAATGAGCAAGAATGGCTGCATGCCGAGTGCAGAGGTCTACAAGTCCCTTATGACTTGGTCCTGTAGGAGGGGACAGATCTCTATTGCGTTTAGCCTTTGGTTTCAGTATTTGAGAAACCATGCTGTTCGAGATGGTGAAGTGATAGGGTTAATTGAGAAACACTTAGAGAAAGGTGATCTGGAAAAAGTAGTTAGAGGGTTGCTTGAGATTGACCTAAAACGGGTAGACTTTGATTCATCACCTTACAACATTTGGTTGATTGGGATGTGTCAGGAATGCAAGCCAAACGAGGCTTTGAAGATTTTTTCCTTACTTGTGGAGTTTCATGTCATGGTTTCAGCCCCAAGTTGTGTAATGTTGATTCATAGTCTTTGTGAGGAAGGAAACTTGGATCAAGCAGTTGAGGTCTTCCTATATACTTTGGAGAGAGGTGTCCGCTTGATGCCACGAATTTGCAACAAATTGCTTCAGTCCCTTCTCCGTTCTCAAGATAAAGCACAGCATGCTTTTGGTCTCTTGGAAAGAATGAGGTCTACGGGCTACAACTTAGATGACTATCTTCATCATGGTACAAGATCTCTTTTTCGGCAATGA
- the LOC125848102 gene encoding probable transcription factor At3g04930, whose protein sequence is MASLEDQAVVYNDDDLDDEEDDEESGPPQNEAVVDEDDDVDVDEEEEEEDDSTSSPPVPVSNHSGAGEVTIAVVGVPATDSLCVEPKRERINDFGVTPATIVVEEKKPLVLDDSRKLFQRLWMDEDEIELLQGFLEYTTQRGGINSSSHHHHDTGAFYDQIKNKLQLDFNKNQLVEKLRRLKKKYRTVMSKMGSGKEFVFKSPHDQATFEISRKIWSNAGPIVVRSSGPPPPPPDDGGFDDEDSHLNLNNANFIDHSPNFNLNPNGIDVKTPKSKKRSRGGTINSEEKPGYIQQYYQSSGGGTNVILPPTPVSMAAPQATATATVASSIPSLIEETVRSCLSPIFKELFNNLNGSRYSGFGMSLGPTPLGFGNSSMSSDINMKTDEKWRKQQILELEVYSKRLELVQDQIKTQLEELRSMSI, encoded by the coding sequence ATGGCTTCCCTAGAAGATCAGGCCGTCGTCTACAACGATGATGATCTTGACGAtgaggaagatgatgaagagaGCGGTCCTCCACAGAACGAAGCCGTtgttgatgaagatgatgacGTAGATGTcgatgaggaggaggaggaggaggatgatTCGACTTCCTCTCCTCCCGTGCCCGTTTCGAACCATTCCGGCGCCGGAGAGGTTACTATTGCCGTTGTCGGTGTCCCTGCAACTGATTCACTTTGTGTTGAACCAAAACGAGAGCGGATCAACGATTTCGGCGTTACTCCGGCCACGATTGTTGTGGAAGAAAAAAAGCCGTTAGTTTTGGATGATTCTCGGAAGCTTTTTCAACGATTGTGGATGGATGAAGATGAGATCGAATTGTTACAAGGATTTCTGGAATACACAACCCAGCGCGGTGGTATAAATTCATCGTCGCATCATCATCATGATACAGGTGCGTTCTATGACCAAATCAAGAACAAGTTGCAGTTGGATTTCAACAAGAATCAATTAGTAGAGAAGCTGAGGAGATTGAAGAAGAAGTATCGGACAGTGATGAGCAAGATGGGATCTGGTAAGGAATTTGTCTTTAAGAGCCCTCACGATCAAGCCACCTTCGAGATCTCTCGCAAGATCTGGAGCAATGCAGGACCGATTGTCGTCCGTAGCAGTGGTCCCCCACCACCACCCCCAGATGATGGTGGATTTGATGATGAGGATTCACATCTCAACCTTAACAACGCAAATTTCATTGATCACAGCCCTAACTTCAATCTTAACCCTAACGGGATTGATGTTAAAACTCCCAAGTCGAAAAAAAGGTCTCGAGGAGGAACAATTAACTCTGAAGAAAAACCCGGGTATATTCAACAGTACTATCAGTCATCTGGTGGAGGAACAAATGTCATTCTTCCCCCAACTCCCGTCTCGATGGCCGCCCCCCAGGCCACAGCCACAGCCACAGTTGCATCTTCAATTCCTAGTTTGATCGAGGAAACAGTGAGGAGCTGTCTATCACCCATTTTCAAGGAATTATTTAACAATTTGAATGGATCGAGATATTCTGGGTTCGGAATGTCATTGGGTCCAACCCCTCTAGGATTTGGGAACAGTTCAATGAGCTCTGATATCAATATGAAGACGGATGAGAAATGGAGGAAGCAACAGATTCTGGAATTGGAAGTTTATTCAAAGAGATTAGAGCTTGTTCAAGATCAAATAAAGACACAGTTGGAAGAACTCAGATCCATGAGCATTTAG
- the LOC125847673 gene encoding pentatricopeptide repeat-containing protein At1g79540 isoform X1, whose translation MKLLHSPIFRSVYSKSFSTSREMAVSNEVLNIIERVDPLEPALDKLVRFLCPNIISFILEEKRKNPELGFRFFIWAAKRKRFQSWVPKNLIADMLAQDGGFDLYWNVLDKLKFSGIPIASNAFAALIWGYWKVNKAEKAVEAFGRMKDFDCKPNIYTYNMILHIAVQKDAILLALAVYNVMLKLNSQPNSSTFSILIDGLCKSGRTHDALALFDEMTERGVLPSKVTYTVILSGLCQAKRTDDAYRLLNVMKTRGCRPDFVTYNALLNGFCKLGRVDETHALLRSFENEGYLIDIKGYTCLIDGFVRTKRIDEAQSVFKKLFEKNVVPDVVLYTTMIRGLSGAGRVKEALSLLRDMTGRGVQPDTQCYNTLIKGFCDVGILDQARSLQLEISENDCFPDTYTYSIVICGMCRNGLVEEARHIFNEMEKLGCFPSVVTFNTLIDGLCKAGELEEAHLMFYKMEIGKNPSLFLRLSQGADRVLDSVSLQKMIEKLCETGKILKAYKLLMQLADCGFVPNIVTYNILINGLCKSGIINGALKLFQELQVKGHFPDSITYGTLIDGLQRVDRVDESFKLFDQMSKNGCMPSAEVYKSLMTWSCRRGQISIAFSLWFQYLRNHAVRDGEVIGLIEKHLEKGDLEKVVRGLLEIDLKRVDFDSSPYNIWLIGMCQECKPNEALKIFSLLVEFHVMVSAPSCVMLIHSLCEEGNLDQAVEVFLYTLERGVRLMPRICNKLLQSLLRSQDKAQHAFGLLERMRSTGYNLDDYLHHGTRSLFRQ comes from the coding sequence ATGAAACTCCTACATTCTCCAATCTTTCGGTCAGTCTATTCGAAATCATTCTCTACGTCCCGGGAAATGGCGGTATCCAACGAGGTCCTAAACATCATCGAAAGAGTGGATCCACTGGAACCAGCACTTGACAAACTAGTTCGTTTCCTGTGTCCtaatattatatcttttattcTTGAAGAAAAACGAAAGAATCCTGAACTGGGTTTTCGATTTTTCATCTGGGCTGCAAAACGAAAGCGATTTCAGAGCTGGGTTCCGAAAAATTTAATCGCGGATATGCTTGCACAAGATGGTGGTTTCGATTTATACTGGAATGTTCTAGATAAACTTAAGTTTTCCGGCATACCCATAGCTTCTAACGCTTTTGCAGCTTTGATTTGGGGTTATTGGAAGGTAAATAAGGCAGAAAAGGCTGTTGAGGCTTTTGGTAGAATGAAAGATTTTGATTGTAAACCTAATATATATACCTACAATATGATTCTTCATATTGCGGTTCAAAAAGATGCTATTTTGTTAGCTTTAGCGGTCTATAATGTGATGTTGAAGTTGAATTCGCAGCCCAATAGTTCTACTTTTAGCATTTTGATTGATGGGTTGTGTAAGAGTGGCAGGACTCATGATGCTCTCGCACTATTTGATGAAATGACTGAAAGAGGTGTATTGCCTAGTAAGGTTACCTATACGGTTATTTTATCGGGGTTATGTCAGGCTAAGAGAACTGATGATGCATATAGGCTGCTTAATGTGATGAAGACCAGAGGATGTAGGCCAGATTTTGTTACTTACAATGCCTTGCTTAATGGATTTTGTAAACTAGGTAGGGTTGATGAAACACATGCACTTCTTAGGTCTTTCGAAAATGAAGGTTATCTAATAGATATAAAGGGATATACATGTCTGATTGATGGTTTTGTTAGAACCAAGAGAATTGATGAAGCACAATCTGTCTTTAAAAAATTGTTCGAAAAAAATGTGGTTCCCGATGTTGTATTGTACACAACTATGATTCGGGGTTTATCCGGTGCAGGTAGGGTGAAAGAGGCATTGAGTTTGTTAAGAGATATGACAGGGAGAGGTGTGCAACCAGACACACAGTGTTATAATACTCTGATCAAGGGCTTTTGTGATGTGGGTATCTTAGACCAAGCTCGTTCACTTCAGCTAGAAATATCAGAAAATGATTGCTTCCCAGACACCTATACTTACTCTATTGTTATTTGTGGAATGTGCAGAAATGGCCTCGTGGAGGAGGCTAGGCATATTTTCAATGAGATGGAAAAGCTAGGATGTTTTCCTTCTGTTGTAACTTTCAATACTCTCATTGATGGTCTTTGTAAGGCCGGTGAGCTTGAGGAGGCTCATCTAATGTTTTACAAAATGGAGATAGGTAAAAACCCTTCATTGTTTCTTCGTCTCTCTCAAGGTGCTGATCGAGTCCTTGACAGTGTAAGCCTGCAAAAAATGATTGAGAAATTGTGTGAAACAGGTAAGATCCTTAAAGCTTACAAGCTTCTTATGCAGTTGGCTGATTGTGGATTTGTACCAAATATAGTTACGTATAATATTTTGATCAATGGATTATGTAAATCAGGAATAATTAATGGTGCTTTAAAGCTTTTTCAAGAGCTTCAAGTCAAGGGGCATTTCCCCGATTCAATTACATATGGGACACTTATTGATGGTCTCCAAAGGGTTGACAGGGTAGATGAATCTTTTAAACTCTTTGACCAAATGAGCAAGAATGGCTGCATGCCGAGTGCAGAGGTCTACAAGTCCCTTATGACTTGGTCCTGTAGGAGGGGACAGATCTCTATTGCGTTTAGCCTTTGGTTTCAGTATTTGAGAAACCATGCTGTTCGAGATGGTGAAGTGATAGGGTTAATTGAGAAACACTTAGAGAAAGGTGATCTGGAAAAAGTAGTTAGAGGGTTGCTTGAGATTGACCTAAAACGGGTAGACTTTGATTCATCACCTTACAACATTTGGTTGATTGGGATGTGTCAGGAATGCAAGCCAAACGAGGCTTTGAAGATTTTTTCCTTACTTGTGGAGTTTCATGTCATGGTTTCAGCCCCAAGTTGTGTAATGTTGATTCATAGTCTTTGTGAGGAAGGAAACTTGGATCAAGCAGTTGAGGTCTTCCTATATACTTTGGAGAGAGGTGTCCGCTTGATGCCACGAATTTGCAACAAATTGCTTCAGTCCCTTCTCCGTTCTCAAGATAAAGCACAGCATGCTTTTGGTCTCTTGGAAAGAATGAGGTCTACGGGCTACAACTTAGATGACTATCTTCATCATGGTACAAGATCTCTTTTTCGGCAATGA
- the LOC125847679 gene encoding thaumatin-like protein 1: MRISMAIVSTSLMILSLLLLTFCQGILGATFTFANKCDHTVWPGILGSPKLDSTGFELTKDTSRSFQAPTGWSGRFWGRTGCNFDHSGTGTCATADCGSGQMECNGGGAATPATLAEFTLGSGSQDFYDVSLVDGYNLPMMVEVSGGSGPCASTGCNVDLNQKCPTELRADGGGACRSACDAFKTPQYCCEGAYASPATCSPSVYSQMFKSACPKSYSYAYDDATSTFTCSNANYIITFCPSSLTSKKSSKSDESTPESGTDSGSGSISGSESGSDSGSLPGSESGSGSGAMGQTMLADGSWLASLAVGSSTSNQPSRVIQFIPLIVAFVLFIGSLLKL; the protein is encoded by the exons ATGAGAATCTCTATGGCAATTGTCTCCACTTCTTTGATGATTCTCAGccttcttttgctcaccttCTGTCAAG GTATATTGGGGGCTACGTTTACATTTGCGAACAAGTGTGACCATACTGTGTGGCCTGGAATTCTGGGCAGCCCAAAACTGGATAGCACTGGTTTCGAGCTAACCAAAGACACTTCTCGTTCATTTCAAGCGCCGACCGGCTGGTCAGGCCGTTTCTGGGGCCGAACCGGCTGTAATTTCGACCATTCGGGAACCGGTACATGTGCAACAGCCGATTGCGGTTCCGGACAGATGGAGTGCAACGGCGGAGGAGCTGCAACTCCGGCGACCCTAGCAGAGTTCACACTTGGGTCGGGTTCTCAGGATTTCTATGACGTGAGCCTAGTGGACGGGTACAATTTGCCTATGATGGTGGAGGTGAGTGGCGGGTCGGGTCCTTGCGCATCCACGGGTTGCAACGTGGACTTGAACCAAAAATGCCCGACGGAGCTAAGGGCGGACGGCGGCGGCGCTTGTAGAAGCGCGTGTGATGCTTTCAAGACTCCACAATACTGTTGTGAAGGCGCTTATGCTTCACCGGCGACGTGCTCGCCGTCGGTGTACTCGCAGATGTTCAAGTCGGCGTGTCCAAAATCTTACAGCTATGCATATGACGATGCCACAAGTACATTCACATGTTCTAATGCCAATTACATCATCACATTTTGTCCATCCTCTCTAACCAG caaaaaatcttcaaaatcagaCGAATCGACACCTGAGTCAGGAACCGACTCAGGTTCTGGATCAATTTCAGGTTCTGAATCAGGGTCAGATTCCGGATCATTACCCGGCTCTGAATCAGGATCAGGGTCAGGGGCGATGGGTCAGACCATGCTAGCGGATGGATCTTGGTTAGCAAGTTTGGCTGTAGGAAGCTCAACTAGTAATCAACCTTCAAGAGTTATTCAATTTATACCACTAATCGTGGCTTTTGTACTTTTTATAGGTTCACTTTTGAAATTATAG